One window of the Micropterus dolomieu isolate WLL.071019.BEF.003 ecotype Adirondacks linkage group LG08, ASM2129224v1, whole genome shotgun sequence genome contains the following:
- the ythdf1 gene encoding YTH domain-containing family protein 1 — MMSAASIDPQTSKGQDASKAFPVSVQNGSLHQKDTVHDNDFEPYLTNQSNQNNSYQSMTDPYLSSYYAPSIGFPYPLSEAPWSTGGDPPIPYLTPYAPLSNGDHHFMHDTVFGQPGGLSSSIYPHRFNFFPENPAFSAWGTSGSQGQQTQSSAYGGSYSYPPSSLGGTLIPDGQTGFHSDTLSKAPGMNSLEQGMLGLKIGGDVTGSGSGVKSAGSVIGGGGSVAAAVATGNNSTIGMPPPKPASWAAIASKPAKLQQQKTKIKPGPPIAGGPMPPPPIKHNMDIDTWDNKGTATKMVPPLTPHHHHHHHQQHQPQLHSHAPSLLPPLQQSLQSAQSLVQQMTMQGPPPPHPQSYQNHNSAPTPQTRWVAPRNRNLCYGGGSLDSSGSSNGGGVGNGGGVCGVVPPEPGSESHPVLEKLRAAHSYNPKEFDWNLKNGRVFIIKSYSEDDIHRSIKYSIWCSTEHGNKRLDSAFRAMNAKGPVYLLFSVNGSGHFCGVAEMRSPVDYGTSAGVWAQDKWKGKFDVNWLFVKDVPNSQLRHIRLENNDNKPVTNSRDTQEVPLEKAKQVLKIIAQYKHTTSIFDDFSHYEKKQEEEEVVKKSYEPASIQSRPRIDQDHQK; from the exons ATGATGTCTGCCGCTAGTATTGACCCTCAG ACATCGAAAGGACAAGATGCAAGCAAAG CCTTTCCAGTTTCAGTGCAGAATGGCTCCCTCCACCAGAAGGATACAGTCCATGACAATGATTTTGAGCCTTATCTCACCAACCAGTCAAATCAG AATAACAGCTATCAATCGATGACAGACCCTTACTTGTCCAGCTACTATGCCCCCTCCATTGGATTTCCTTACCCGCTCAGTGAGGCTCCTTGGTCAACAGGAGGGGACCCCCCAATTCCCTACCTGACGCCCTATGCCCCCCTCAGCAATGGAGACCATCACTTCATGCACGACACAGTGTTTGGACAGCCAGGTGGGCTCAGCAGCAGTATCTATCCTCACAGGTTTAACTTTTTCCCAGAGAACCCGGCTTTCTCAGCCTGGGGCACCAGTGGTTCTCAGGGCCAGCAGACTCAGAGCTCAGCCTATGGGGGGAGTTACAGCTACCCCCCCAGCTCTCTAGGAGGCACGTTAATCCCTGATGGACAGACGGGTTTCCACAGTGACACCCTGAGCAAGGCTCCAGGTATGAACAGCCTAGAGCAGGGCATGCTGGGCCTAAAAATAGGTGGGGATGTGACAGGAAGTGGCTCCGGTGTGAAGAGCGCAGGCTCTGTGATTGGTGGCGGAGGCAGTGTAGCTGCAGCTGTTGCTACGGGCAACAATTCCACAATTGGTATGCCCCCACCAAAACCTGCATCGTGGGCCGCTATTGCTAGTAAACCTGCCAAGCTGCAGCAACAAAAGACCAAGATCAAACCTGGCCCACCTATAGCTGGAGGACCTATGCCTCCACCCCCCATTAAACACAACATGGACATTGATACGTGGGATAATAAAGGGACTGCTACCAAGATGGTCCCTCCTTtaaccccccaccaccaccaccatcaccaccagcagcaccagCCCCAGCTTCACTCCCATGCTCCCAGTCTCCTACCCCCCCTTCAGCAATCCCTACAGTCTGCCCAGTCCCTCGTGCAGCAGATGACCATGCAGggtcctccacctcctcatccaCAGTCTTATCAGAACCACAACTCTGCTCCAACGCCTCAGACCCGTTGGGTAGCACCACGCAACCGCAACTTGTGCTACGGTGGTGGAAGTTTGGACAGCAGCGGCTCCTCTAATGGCGGTGGTGTTGGTAACGGAGGTGGAGTGTGCGGGGTTGTGCCTCCAGAGCCGGGGTCAGAGTCCCACCCTGTGCTGGAGAAGCTGCGAGCAGCCCACAGCTACAACCCCAAGGAGTTTGACTGGAACCTGAAAAACGGTCGCGTGTTTATCATCAAGAGTTACTCTGAGGACGACATCCACCGCTCCATCAAGTACTCCATCTGGTGCAGCACGGAGCACGGCAACAAACGTTTGGACTCAGCCTTCAGAGCTATGAACGCTAAAGGTCCCGTCTACTTGTTGTTCAGTGTCAACGGCAGCGGCCATTTCTGCGGCGTGGCCGAAATGCGCTCCCCTGTGGACTACGGCACCAGCGCTGGCGTTTGGGCGCAGGACAAGTGGAAGGGCAAGTTTGATGTGAACTGGTTGTTTGTAAAGGACGTGCCAAATAGCCAGCTGCGCCACATCCGCCTGGAGAACAATGACAACAAGCCAGTCACCAACTCACGTGACACTCAAGAGGTTCCTCTGGAAAAGGCAAAGCAGGTGCTCAAGATTATCGCCCAGTACAAACACACCACCTCCATCTTTGATGACTTTTCCCACTATGAgaagaagcaggaggaggaggaggtggtgaaaAAG agcTACGAGCCTGCCTCAATACAGAGCCGACCCCGAATTGATCAG GATCACCAGAAGTAA
- the nkain5 gene encoding sodium/potassium-transporting ATPase subunit beta-1-interacting protein 3 yields MGCCSARCMLILLCCLQLITALERQVFDFLGYQWAPIMINFFHIIVVILGLFGVIQYRSRYVIMYLLWTLLWVGWNVFVSCHYLDLGGLSKDSDTLSLGVSSHRSWWKDNGPGCESKGLPSSGWQNQQNPELTTVLSCWLEYQYIEILHCIVQLLLSLLGFVYACYIVSNLSDEEDSFNFIGEFHHPLKPSQLI; encoded by the exons atgggGTGCTGCTCGGCGCGATGCATGCTGATCCTCCTGTGTTGTTTGCAGTTG ATAACTGCGCTGGAGAGGCAGGTGTTTGACTTCCTTGGCTACCAGTGGGCTCCCATCATGATCAACTTCTTTCACATCATTGTGGTCATCCTGGGCCTGTTTGGTGTCATCCAGTACAGATCACGCTATGTTATTATG TACCTGCTGTGGACCTTGTTGTGGGTTGGCTGGAATGTCTTTGTTAGCTGTCATTACTTGGATCTGGGAGGGCTTTCAAAG GACAGCGATACACTCTCCCTGGGAGTGTCGTCGCATCGCTCATGGTGGAAGGACAACGGGCCGGGGTGTGAGAGCAAGGGCCTTCCCTCCTCTGGGTGGCAGAACCAGCAGAACCCGGAGCTGACCACAGTGCTGAGCTGCTGGCTAGAATACCAGTACATAGAAATCTTGCACTGCATCGTCCAGCTCCTCCTATCA CTCCTGGGATTTGTTTATGCCTGCTACATCGTCAGCAATTTGTCAGATGAGGAAGACAGCT TTAATTTCATTGGTGAATTTCATCATCCATTGAAACCCTCTCAGTTGATCTAG